In Quadrisphaera sp. RL12-1S, a single genomic region encodes these proteins:
- a CDS encoding osmoprotectant NAGGN system M42 family peptidase, producing the protein MPTAPELDPAPRDLPVDEEYLRSTAVDLLLTPSPSGRTDAVMQLVGDRISALGLPFDLTRRGLLRARLGSGSTVRRAVVVHADTIGCMVKRLKENGRLEVVPVGSHSARFSEGAHVTVMTDDPDRVHTGTVLPLLSAGHAFGDDIDTQGVGWHQVEVRVDEPVSDAAGLEALGIQVGDFVALDADPRITPAGFVKSRHLDDKAGLAACLTALKALADAGVVPRVGAQLLVTIGEEVGFGATHGLDRDVSELVAVDNAVVAPGQASSERTANVGMMDMTGPFDYHLSRRLLALGAEHGVPVRRDVYRHYRSDAAPALEAGIEARAALLGAGVDSGHGHERTHLDGLVALTRLLVLYLQTDLTFSDWDRRPAGPLEEFPSESVQPAPREPAREDATGA; encoded by the coding sequence GTGCCCACCGCTCCTGAGCTGGACCCCGCTCCCCGCGACCTGCCGGTCGACGAGGAGTACCTGCGCTCCACCGCGGTCGACCTGCTGCTCACCCCCAGCCCGTCGGGCCGCACCGACGCGGTGATGCAGCTGGTGGGCGACCGGATCTCCGCGCTCGGGCTGCCGTTCGACCTGACCCGCCGCGGGCTGCTGCGGGCGCGGCTCGGCTCCGGGTCGACGGTGCGCCGCGCCGTCGTCGTCCACGCCGACACGATCGGGTGCATGGTCAAGCGGCTCAAGGAGAACGGCCGCCTGGAGGTGGTGCCGGTCGGCTCGCACAGCGCGCGCTTCTCCGAGGGCGCCCACGTCACCGTGATGACCGACGACCCCGACCGCGTCCACACCGGCACCGTGCTGCCGCTGCTGTCCGCCGGGCACGCCTTCGGCGACGACATCGACACCCAGGGCGTCGGCTGGCACCAGGTGGAGGTCCGCGTGGACGAGCCCGTCTCCGACGCGGCCGGGCTCGAGGCGCTGGGGATCCAGGTGGGCGACTTCGTGGCGCTCGACGCCGACCCGCGGATCACACCCGCTGGCTTCGTCAAGAGCCGCCACCTCGACGACAAGGCCGGGCTGGCCGCGTGCCTGACCGCGCTGAAGGCGCTCGCCGACGCCGGGGTGGTGCCGCGGGTGGGCGCGCAGCTGCTCGTGACCATCGGCGAGGAGGTCGGGTTCGGCGCCACGCACGGCCTGGACCGGGACGTCTCCGAGCTCGTCGCCGTCGACAACGCCGTCGTGGCCCCCGGCCAGGCGAGCTCGGAGCGCACGGCCAACGTCGGCATGATGGACATGACCGGGCCGTTCGACTACCACCTGTCGCGCCGGCTGCTGGCCCTCGGCGCCGAGCACGGGGTGCCCGTGCGCCGCGACGTGTACCGCCACTACCGCTCCGACGCCGCCCCCGCGCTGGAGGCGGGCATCGAGGCGCGGGCCGCGCTGCTCGGGGCGGGTGTCGACTCCGGTCACGGCCACGAGCGCACGCACCTCGACGGCCTGGTGGCGCTGACGCGCCTGCTGGTGCTGTACCTGCAGACCGACCTGACGTTCTCCGACTGGGACCGCCGCCCGGCCGGGCCGCTGGAGGAGTTCCCCTCGGAGTCGGTGCAGCCCGCGCCGCGCGAACCCGCCCGCGAGGACGCCACCGGCGCCTGA
- the ngg gene encoding N-acetylglutaminylglutamine synthetase — protein sequence MAGTAGLRRHRQVAGLRARRPDLGTGHPRHGTDPDVVLDMGWGRLVFGSTFAEPSGVLDALRDEASGQRDIACYVPDPQVLVGTSPHELFVDPSYTFRLDLHSYRQRRDAVRDVEVRTVQAREELEQVNRIYATARMVEADVDTMWANQRTRTFTHLVALDQRRSAHDGQEPPRVVGTVTGVDHVLAFGDPEGGASLWCLAVDPDAAPPGTGEALVRRLAERYAARGRAHLDLSVLHSNTGAIALYRKLGFTPTPAVCVKRKNPINQALYSPRPAGLDDVNPYARIIADEAMRRGLRVEVTDAPSGELRISSGARSVLTRESLSELTSAVAMSRCDDKRVTSRLLAGAGLRVPRAAETTGAGDDDLRPVRSLLAEVGDVVVKPARGEQGRGITVGVADDDALVAAVRRALAFCPDVVVEERVDGEDLRVVVIDHEVVAAAVRRPAQVVGTGRDSVAELVRRHSRRRAQATGGESTIPLDETTEAVVAAAGYRLADVLPRGEVLPVRRTANLHTGGTIDDVTDRLHPVVAEAARRASRVIGIPVTGLDFLVPDVEGDEYVIIEANERPGLANHEPQPTAERFVDLLFPETRR from the coding sequence ATGGCGGGCACCGCGGGGCTGCGCCGCCACCGGCAGGTGGCAGGGCTGCGCGCCCGACGGCCGGACCTCGGCACCGGGCACCCTCGTCACGGCACCGACCCCGACGTCGTCCTCGACATGGGGTGGGGCCGGCTGGTGTTCGGCAGCACCTTCGCCGAGCCCAGCGGGGTGCTCGACGCGCTGCGCGACGAGGCCAGCGGCCAGCGCGACATCGCCTGCTACGTCCCGGACCCGCAGGTGCTGGTGGGCACCTCCCCCCACGAGCTGTTCGTGGACCCGTCCTACACGTTCCGGCTCGACCTGCACTCCTACCGCCAGCGCCGTGACGCGGTCCGCGACGTCGAGGTGCGCACCGTGCAGGCCCGCGAGGAGCTCGAGCAGGTCAACCGCATCTACGCGACGGCGCGCATGGTGGAGGCCGACGTCGACACCATGTGGGCCAACCAGCGCACCCGCACCTTCACCCACCTCGTGGCCCTGGACCAGCGCCGCAGCGCGCACGACGGGCAGGAGCCGCCGCGCGTGGTCGGCACCGTCACCGGCGTCGACCACGTGCTCGCCTTCGGGGACCCCGAGGGCGGCGCCAGCCTGTGGTGCCTCGCCGTGGACCCCGACGCCGCGCCCCCCGGCACCGGGGAGGCCCTCGTGCGCCGGCTCGCGGAGCGGTACGCGGCGCGCGGGCGCGCCCACCTGGACCTGTCGGTGCTGCACAGCAACACCGGCGCCATCGCGCTGTACCGCAAGCTCGGGTTCACCCCCACCCCGGCGGTCTGCGTCAAGCGCAAGAACCCCATCAACCAGGCGCTCTACTCCCCGCGGCCGGCGGGCCTGGACGACGTCAACCCCTACGCGCGGATCATCGCCGACGAGGCCATGCGCCGCGGGCTGCGCGTGGAGGTCACCGACGCGCCGTCGGGGGAGCTGCGGATCTCCTCCGGCGCGCGCAGCGTCCTCACCCGCGAGTCGCTGTCCGAGCTCACCAGCGCCGTCGCCATGAGCCGCTGCGACGACAAGCGCGTCACCTCCCGGCTCCTCGCCGGCGCCGGCCTGCGCGTGCCGCGCGCCGCGGAGACCACGGGCGCCGGCGACGACGACCTGCGTCCCGTGCGGTCCCTGCTCGCCGAGGTCGGCGACGTGGTCGTCAAGCCCGCCCGCGGCGAGCAGGGCCGGGGCATCACCGTCGGGGTCGCCGACGACGACGCCCTGGTCGCGGCCGTGCGCCGGGCGCTGGCGTTCTGCCCGGACGTGGTGGTGGAGGAGCGCGTCGACGGGGAGGACCTGCGCGTCGTCGTCATCGACCACGAGGTGGTGGCCGCCGCGGTGCGCCGCCCCGCGCAGGTGGTGGGCACCGGGCGTGACTCCGTCGCGGAGCTGGTGCGCCGGCACTCCCGGCGGCGCGCGCAGGCCACCGGCGGGGAGAGCACCATCCCCCTGGACGAGACCACCGAGGCCGTGGTGGCCGCCGCCGGGTACCGCCTGGCCGACGTCCTCCCGCGCGGGGAGGTGCTGCCGGTGCGGCGCACCGCCAACCTCCACACCGGCGGCACCATCGACGACGTCACCGACCGGCTCCACCCCGTGGTGGCGGAGGCGGCGCGGCGCGCGAGCCGGGTCATCGGGATCCCCGTCACCGGGCTCGACTTCCTCGTGCCCGACGTCGAGGGCGACGAGTACGTGATCATCGAGGCGAACGAGCGGCCGGGGCTGGCCAACCACGAGCCGCAGCCGACCGCGGAGCGCTTCGTGGACCTCCTGTTCCCCGAGACCCGGCGGTGA